TCTCCTTCGGTCAAGACAATGACCATCGACTGGAACCAACGTGCCCGTCAGATGGAAAAAGGATATAACTTCGAGCAACGTTACACCTCGCTGACCTACAAGCCTGCCGGAGAAAGTTTCGACTACCTGAGCGAGACAAAGGACGAAAAAGAAACCATTCCCGAAGCCCTTGACTGGGTGGCGTTCAAAAACCAATACTTCTCGTGCGTATTCATGGCAGAGAAGAACTTCGAAAACGCTACCCTCGATTCGAAAATGGAACAAAAGGAAAGCGGTTACATGAAACGCTATCATGCCGACATGCAAACGGCATTCGACCCTACGGGCGCACAACCCAGCCATTTCCAGTTCTATTTCGGACCGAACCACTTCAAGACCCTGCTCGCCAGCAACAAACTGAGTTTCGATAACAAAGACCAGGAGCTGGAAGACCTCGTCTATTTGGGATGGCCTATCATCCGGCTCATCAACCGCTGGTTCACCATCAACCTCTTCGACTGGCTTTCGGGCATGGGGCTGAGCATGGGTATCGTTATCCTGCTGATGACTATCATCGTAAAGATTCTGGTGTTGCCCACTACTTGGAAATCATTCATCTCTTCGGCAAAGATGCGTGCACTGAAACCTTATGTAGACAAAATCAACGAGAAATATCCCAAGCAGGAAGACGCGCTCAAGAAACAACAGGAAACCATGTCGCTCTACAGCCAATACGGCGTAAGCCCGATGGGAGGCTGTCTTCCAATGCTGATTCAGACTCCCGTCTTCATGGCGCTGTTCTTCTTTGTGCCGAATGCCATCGAGCTTCGCCAACAAAGTTTCCTTTGGGCTGACGATCTCTCGGCATACGATGACCTCATCCACTGGAGCACCAGCATCCCGTTATTGGGCAACCACCTCAGCCTGTTCTGCCTGCTCTTCAGTGCCACAACGGTCATCAACCAGATTGTAATGATGAAGCAACAAGACACGGGAGCCAACCCACAAATGGCAGCCATGAAATGGATGATGTACATCATGCCCGTCATGTTCTTCTTCATCTTCAACGAATATGCTTCAGGACTGAGCTACTACTACTTCATTTCCGGCTTGCTCGGCATCCTTACCCTTTGGGTAATGCGCCGCATGACCGATGAAAAGAAGCTGCTGGCACAGCTGGATGCCAACAAGAAAGCCCCGTCCTCACGTAAGCCTACGGGTCTGATGGCGAAACTCGAAGCCCTACAGAAAGAACAGGAACGCCTTCAAAAGGAACGCGAAGAACGGATGAACAAAATGAACAAAAAGCATTGATACTACCCTTTGCAATAAAAGCCTCCGGTTTCCATAGGAATCGGAGGTTTTTTATTGAACGTATCTTAAAGAAAAACCATTGCAGAATCATAGTCCGACGCTTGCAAAGCATCGCATTATTAAGGCAGGCATATTAAAAAAGGATATTGAAGCGAGACATCAACTTAACAAGCGTCACTGTCGTATATTATGAAACGTCAAAGCTTTATAACTTACTGAACACCAAGTCTTAGCAAATCATGTTTTTCTAAATTAGCCGAACAGATGATACTTCCTGAAAAAAATAATTCCCTGTTCTGTAAAAGTGAAAGCTTTAGAAATTTCATCATACACAAATTTGTGAATCTCCCCAAGTATTCTTATCTTTGTAAACAGACTGGTGAGTTTGTAATTCTTATGTTTTTTAGAAATCGTGTGATGATTTGGGATGACTCAAAAAATCGCCCAAAGTACACACAAAAAACAGATATATCAAGGCGAGAAAAACTTTTTGGAGAAATCCAAAAACAGTTTCCCATATTACAATATAAAAGAAAGGAGTAATATATGATGCCCAAGAAAAATGAAACAGGGATGCCCGACCACCTGAAGGAAAGCATCGAAAACCTTTCCGGTTACTCAATGGACGACGTGCGTGTGCATTACAATTCCGACAAGCCCGCTACCGTACAGGCATTGGCATACACGCAAGGCACGGACATCCACGTGGCACCGGGTCAGGAACGGCACCTGCCGCACGAGGCATGGCATGTGGCACAGCAGATGTCGGGACGTGTGGAGCCGACCACCGAAATGGGCGGAATGCCCGTGAACGACAATGAAGACCTGGAACGCGAGGCAGACGTGATGGGAGCAAGGGCGGACAGCCTTTGATTGCCAGAAATTAGCAACCGAGGAAGGCAAAGATACGTGAGTATGGCGAATGGTTCAACCAAGCGCTTCCCGGCTCCATCCAGTTCTATTTCCGAAAAGGATGCAAGGTTGACAGCACCGAGAGAACGTACGTCTTCCTGCCGACAATTGGATTCGATCCTTTTTGCTCAAACGTTTTCTTTATGCGTAAGTAAAAAGGTCTGTTATTTCATTTTTTCGGATAATAACCGGGCTTTTCATACAATTATGGACCTGTAAAAATTAATACGCCTAGAAACCAATCCCTGCCAATAGGGCATATCATGCCGGACGGAAAAGTGGCGGCAAAGGCACGGTATTCCCATGTATAGTCAATCAGAAATGAATTGCGAAAAATCATTTGTCATGCTGAACGAAGTGAAGCATCTCGGATGCGCCCACGTAAATGTCTACGAGATCCTTCACGTTCGTTCAGGATAACAATACATCAAGAATTTTTCGCAAACCAATTTTGTTCTACTATAAAAACAAATGAAAGCGGCACGGCAAAGCAGACAATTATACCGGGAAAGACGAAAACGGTAAAGCTAAGAGCCTGTTTAAATTTTCCCATAAAGTAATATTCTATCAGGTCCTTTTGCGTTTGTTTCCGGTCTGTTTTCCCGATTTTATTTGTCAGATAGCCCGCTATCCTCTTCATAAAATCAGAAAAACATCCTCGAAAACAATTCGAAAAATTAACCTGAGCAAAATTTAAACAGACTCTAAAAGCAGGAGATTTTTATTTCTAAGCTTCAACCTTAACTTTAGCAATTCTATTTTGAGCCTCCTCTTTTTTATAAAAATCGGACAAGCCTTAGAACTCGCTGGTGAAATGGAACTTGATGTGCTTGAAGTCATTCTGAGCCATCTGAAGCACATATCCGCTGTCGGCAAGGAAGACATCACGCCCTTCGCGGTCTTTTGCCATATACTGGAACTTCCGTTTCTTGAATGCTTCCAGTTCGTCCATATCATCGCTTTCTATCCAGCAAGCCTTGTACAGGCTGACCGGCTCCCAACGGCACTTTGCGTTGTATTCGTTCTCCAAACGATACTGGATTACCTCGAACTGCAACTGCCCTACCGTACCTATCAGCTTACGTCCGTTAAACTGATTGATGAACAATTGCGCCACGCCTTCGTCCATCAATTGGTCAATACCCTTATTTAATTGCTTGGTCCTCATCGGGTCGGCATTTTCGATGTACTTAAACATTTCCGGCGAGAAACTGGGCAATCCCTTGAAATGAAGCACTTCGCCTTCGGTCAACGTATCGCCGATTTTAAACGTCCCGTTATCCGGCAAACCGATAATATCGCCTGCCCAAGCCTCGTCTACCGTAGTCTTGCGCTGCGCCATGAATTGTGTCGGCGAAGAAAAACGCATGGTTTTATTATGACGGACATGCAGGTACGGCGTATTGCGAGTGAATTTACCGGAGCATACTTTACAGAAAGCCACACACGAACGATGGTTCGGGTCAATGTTTGCCGTAATCTTAAAGACAAAGCCTGTAAACTTGGGTTCATCAGGCTGTACCAGCCGCTCTTCCGCCTGTACCGGACGTGGGCTGGGCGCTATTTCCACAAAGCAATCCAACAGCTCCTGCACGCCGAAGTTATTCAACGCAGAGCCGAAGAACACCGGAGCCAAGTCCCCTTTCAGGTATTCATTGACATCAAATTCGGGATATACGCCTTCTATCAGTTCCAAATCGTTGCGCAGTTTTTCAGCCAAAGGAGCGCCAATGTGGTTATCAAGCTCTTCGGTATGGATATCCACTTCCACCTTCTCCGTCACCACTTGCTTGGAAGGCTGGAACAGGTTCAGCTTCTTCTCATAAATGTTATACACACCCTTGAAACGCGGTCCGCTTTCGATAGGCCAGGTCAAGGGACGCACATTGATAACGAGTTCTTCTTCCAACTCGTCCAGCAGGTCGAACGGGTCCTTAGCCTCACGGTCCATTTTGTTGACGAAAATAATCACCGGCGTGTTGCGCATACGGCACACTTCCATCAGCTTGCGTGTCTGCGTTTCCACACCTTTCGCCCCGTCCACCACGATGATTACGCTATCCACCGCCGTAAGCGTACGGTATGTATCCTCCGCAAAGTCCTGGTGACCGGGAGTATCCAGAATGTTCACCTTATAGTCATGATAATCAAACTCCATCACCGATGTAGTGACCGAAATACCACGCTGCTTCTCAATATCCATCCAGTCGGAGGTAGCGGTTTTCTTAATCTTATTCGACTTTACAGCACCTGCCACCTGAATCTGCCCTCCGAAAAGCAACAGTTTTTCCGTCAACGAAGTCTTACCGGCATCCGGATGTGCAATAATCGCAAATGTTCTTCTTCTTTCTATTTCCTGATTTGCCATATTTCTTATTTTTCTACGATATCAGTCTAAATCCAATTCCCCTTTTTTCTCCTTTATATAATAACCGGCAAGCATAGCCAGCAAATCACTGATTGCTTTCACCGCCTTCTGCGTATCTTCACTCACCTCTTTCTTTTGCAGTTTCAGCATCCATACGCCATACATGGCATCGAAGCACGTCTCCAGTTCAGGCACGTCCCTGTCCGCCCCCTTTGCCCGAAGCTCTACGATAAAAGGCAGAGCCTTGTAATAAGCAGCGCTATAGTACGGGAATTTAGGCGAGCGGAGCAAACGCAGATGCAGGTCGGTCAGCCATACGATGATGTTCTTATTGATTTGCAAATGCCCCTTCTGCATCACGCCCTCATCGTGCATCATGTTTATCAAATCGGCGTACCATTGCTCCAACTCCTTTTTCTGCCCTTCGGCCAGCGAAGGATAAGGTTCGATAATACATTTCTTTATTTTCTCGATATCGAAGCCGTTGGCACGAATCAAGTCTTCCACCTGCCACATATAAAGCAGGTATTCCGCAATATTCTGTTGTTTTAACTGTTGAGAGATATACATATCATGCTAATGATTTTCCGAGACAAGCAAACACGATGCCCACGATAGCCGCAATCATCACCGCCACGCCGATGATGCGGTTCAGTATCCAGATGCCCCGCACATTGAAGCGGGTACGCACCTTATTGACAAAATAGGTGATGCTGAACCACCACGTGACGGCTCCCATAATAATGGCAAGGTAACCTACCAGCTGAAAACCGATGGGGCTGCCCGGCATCACAAACGAAAAGCGGGCAAACAAACCGACGAACAGGAAGATAATCAAAGGATTGGAGAATGTGACCAAGAAAGCGGTAACAAAATTATGCAAATACGTACCCCGCTTCCCGGAAGAAGGGCGCAACGACTTCACCGGATTGCTCCGGAACGTATAGATTCCGAAAGCAAGCAGCATAATGCTTCCCACGACCTGCAAGAAGAGTTGATGCTTCACTATCAGCTCGTCCATAAAGCTCATGCCGTATCCCGTAAGCAACGCATAGCAAATATCGCTCAGTGCCGCCCCCAGTCCTGTCACAAAGCCAAACCAGCGTCCTTTATTCAATGTGCGCTGAATACAAAGAACGCCCACAGGCCCCAGCGGAGCGGAAACCACCACTCCCACTATAAACCCTTTTATCAATAAATCCAGTATCGTAACCTGTTCTATCCAATTCATAGTGCAAAGATGCTACTTTTTTGCGAGATTACCTACTTTTTCGGCCTC
The Phocaeicola salanitronis DSM 18170 genome window above contains:
- the yidC gene encoding membrane protein insertase YidC — encoded protein: MDKNTLVGFVLIGAVIVGFSIYSRPSQEEMERAQHYQDSIETVVRQQEQMQKAQEAEAVQTLRLDSTSQFFAHTQGSEEFTVLENNVVQLTFSNKGGRVSKAMLKEYNDQQKQPLVLFDGEDASLNFGFEGKTENIMSSGLYFQPVNVTDTTVTMRLNAQNGGHLDFIYRLLPDSYMLDFTIQASGLQNFFSPSVKTMTIDWNQRARQMEKGYNFEQRYTSLTYKPAGESFDYLSETKDEKETIPEALDWVAFKNQYFSCVFMAEKNFENATLDSKMEQKESGYMKRYHADMQTAFDPTGAQPSHFQFYFGPNHFKTLLASNKLSFDNKDQELEDLVYLGWPIIRLINRWFTINLFDWLSGMGLSMGIVILLMTIIVKILVLPTTWKSFISSAKMRALKPYVDKINEKYPKQEDALKKQQETMSLYSQYGVSPMGGCLPMLIQTPVFMALFFFVPNAIELRQQSFLWADDLSAYDDLIHWSTSIPLLGNHLSLFCLLFSATTVINQIVMMKQQDTGANPQMAAMKWMMYIMPVMFFFIFNEYASGLSYYYFISGLLGILTLWVMRRMTDEKKLLAQLDANKKAPSSRKPTGLMAKLEALQKEQERLQKEREERMNKMNKKH
- a CDS encoding peptide chain release factor 3, producing MANQEIERRRTFAIIAHPDAGKTSLTEKLLLFGGQIQVAGAVKSNKIKKTATSDWMDIEKQRGISVTTSVMEFDYHDYKVNILDTPGHQDFAEDTYRTLTAVDSVIIVVDGAKGVETQTRKLMEVCRMRNTPVIIFVNKMDREAKDPFDLLDELEEELVINVRPLTWPIESGPRFKGVYNIYEKKLNLFQPSKQVVTEKVEVDIHTEELDNHIGAPLAEKLRNDLELIEGVYPEFDVNEYLKGDLAPVFFGSALNNFGVQELLDCFVEIAPSPRPVQAEERLVQPDEPKFTGFVFKITANIDPNHRSCVAFCKVCSGKFTRNTPYLHVRHNKTMRFSSPTQFMAQRKTTVDEAWAGDIIGLPDNGTFKIGDTLTEGEVLHFKGLPSFSPEMFKYIENADPMRTKQLNKGIDQLMDEGVAQLFINQFNGRKLIGTVGQLQFEVIQYRLENEYNAKCRWEPVSLYKACWIESDDMDELEAFKKRKFQYMAKDREGRDVFLADSGYVLQMAQNDFKHIKFHFTSEF
- a CDS encoding DUF4924 family protein, with protein sequence MYISQQLKQQNIAEYLLYMWQVEDLIRANGFDIEKIKKCIIEPYPSLAEGQKKELEQWYADLINMMHDEGVMQKGHLQINKNIIVWLTDLHLRLLRSPKFPYYSAAYYKALPFIVELRAKGADRDVPELETCFDAMYGVWMLKLQKKEVSEDTQKAVKAISDLLAMLAGYYIKEKKGELDLD
- a CDS encoding LysE family translocator — protein: MNWIEQVTILDLLIKGFIVGVVVSAPLGPVGVLCIQRTLNKGRWFGFVTGLGAALSDICYALLTGYGMSFMDELIVKHQLFLQVVGSIMLLAFGIYTFRSNPVKSLRPSSGKRGTYLHNFVTAFLVTFSNPLIIFLFVGLFARFSFVMPGSPIGFQLVGYLAIIMGAVTWWFSITYFVNKVRTRFNVRGIWILNRIIGVAVMIAAIVGIVFACLGKSLA